In the genome of bacterium, one region contains:
- a CDS encoding Amuc_1100 family pilus-like protein produces the protein MLKQSLPYLIALAVLIMVFSLFGYPLFKKSNEADKLLAETIVKLEQIYSSENLPSKELVDSMQKDNEQLKEKYENLKAKLPVSKELTLPEGVNRPLFFLEEFKKVKERIKVKALERKVQILTEDFGLPNFLPSETEASQLIRSLYITEIIVNLLIDVGVKSIDVIELGAAQNANMYEDFPLNLGVKCDTSSLTNLLFTLENTDKGFFTIREFSLGSSISSITSSRTATGSNVTARRDYRSPVASVSEKNIQVDLSLSVIRWK, from the coding sequence ATGTTAAAACAGAGCCTTCCATATCTAATAGCATTAGCTGTGTTGATAATGGTGTTTTCATTGTTTGGCTATCCGTTATTTAAAAAGTCAAATGAAGCGGATAAACTCTTGGCAGAAACTATTGTCAAACTTGAACAGATTTATTCGTCTGAGAATTTGCCCTCTAAAGAGCTGGTCGATTCTATGCAAAAAGATAATGAGCAATTGAAAGAAAAATACGAAAATTTGAAAGCGAAATTGCCAGTATCGAAAGAATTAACGCTTCCTGAAGGCGTTAATCGTCCTCTATTTTTTCTTGAAGAATTTAAAAAAGTAAAAGAAAGAATTAAGGTCAAAGCTTTAGAAAGAAAAGTTCAGATTTTAACCGAAGATTTTGGATTACCTAATTTTTTACCATCAGAAACAGAAGCGTCTCAATTAATAAGAAGCCTATATATTACGGAAATAATTGTTAATTTGTTGATTGATGTTGGAGTAAAATCAATAGATGTTATAGAGTTGGGGGCGGCACAAAATGCGAATATGTATGAAGATTTTCCTCTAAACTTAGGAGTGAAATGCGATACATCTTCTTTGACCAATCTTTTGTTTACATTGGAAAATACTGACAAGGGATTTTTTACAATAAGAGAGTTTTCTCTTGGTTCTTCTATTTCTTCAATAACAAGTAGCAGAACGGCGACTGGATCTAATGTGACGGCTCGGAGAGATTATCGTTCGCCAGTTGCATCTGTATCTGAAAAAAATATACAAGTTGATTTGTCGCTGTCCGTTATTAGATGGAAATAA
- a CDS encoding YcxB family protein, with protein sequence MLDCKSDMTLSYRNTFRDQLAFILYHLLHTPFCLLFLVGLCLIVTFGSVIPAVQRVSTDQPMFAVVIAFILIELLLALFFFGFVVVFTILSMISRKNKTVFCEKTITLGEEAFVNESEYGKSETRWTIVQKLACTRRHIFIYLNQQAAIVIPRSAFESSEQWDAFYAICRQRIKNAAERIVDKVG encoded by the coding sequence ATGTTAGACTGCAAGAGTGACATGACACTTTCTTACCGCAACACATTCCGTGACCAGCTGGCATTTATTTTATACCACCTATTACATACTCCATTCTGTTTATTGTTTTTAGTTGGCTTATGTCTCATTGTCACGTTCGGAAGTGTGATTCCTGCAGTGCAAAGAGTGTCCACAGACCAACCAATGTTTGCTGTAGTTATCGCATTTATTCTTATCGAATTATTGCTTGCTTTGTTTTTTTTCGGATTCGTGGTAGTTTTCACAATTCTCTCCATGATTTCACGTAAGAACAAAACAGTTTTTTGTGAGAAGACGATCACACTTGGAGAAGAAGCATTCGTTAATGAATCAGAGTATGGCAAATCTGAGACGCGATGGACGATAGTGCAGAAGCTGGCATGTACCCGGAGACATATTTTTATTTATCTTAATCAGCAGGCTGCAATAGTAATTCCTCGTAGTGCGTTTGAGAGTTCCGAGCAGTGGGATGCATTTTATGCTATTTGTAGGCAGAGAATAAAGAATGCCGCTGAAAGAATTGTAGATAAAGTTGGATAG
- a CDS encoding VCBS repeat-containing protein — MRNKSIGFKIGVVLAGIHFCLVLFCFFAAITSRSSTAGLAFILFFFLDAPLMLLPSSVFQMFGMASPLFLFGVLGSAMWFLFPWLIDIPLSRIFKNKAQLIRTLIIIAFIPVILFGFSRLSRVSMKLSMQRRRPVELKKVLNKSSSDFLIGEVVFECDNDVSINNISSMNCMDNAEKGLMVGVWGYWSGVLFIDGKYQEVKRLDLVGSDSGGFSNITPLDLNGTHLCNFIAYRFSKGAYLFDSNGKERWKFTNPKSNGLYPDGVVPGDIDGDGKLEFAVYYRYGDGIVLLDSEGNTIWQHPILAIGHLEIIDLDEDGKAEIIYSNSNNAYGDSKFNILNPTGIIVGKLEIDTKSSEFSVIRWHDKVKPHILLTEENKIRIVDFDGNDVIQLDAPGCRAFGELKALTVRFNKDEPEYLAVRKSLHPDILVLYVYDYKGNLVYQKTEVLKRMRKPTLAVMPMNEIGDEKLLIGSMLDNRGVVLEYSLNR, encoded by the coding sequence ATGAGAAATAAATCCATAGGATTTAAGATTGGGGTTGTGTTGGCGGGGATTCATTTTTGTTTGGTGCTATTTTGCTTTTTTGCAGCCATTACCTCTCGTTCAAGTACTGCGGGCCTTGCATTTATCCTGTTCTTTTTCTTAGACGCTCCTCTTATGTTATTGCCTTCTTCGGTATTTCAGATGTTTGGCATGGCTTCTCCGTTATTTTTATTCGGTGTTCTGGGTTCTGCTATGTGGTTTTTATTTCCCTGGCTGATAGATATCCCCTTGTCACGCATTTTCAAAAATAAAGCGCAACTAATTAGAACACTAATAATTATCGCGTTTATTCCTGTCATATTATTTGGTTTCTCCCGCTTGAGTAGAGTTTCAATGAAACTTAGTATGCAACGACGAAGACCTGTAGAATTGAAGAAAGTATTGAACAAATCCTCTTCAGATTTTCTTATAGGGGAAGTAGTTTTTGAATGCGATAACGATGTAAGTATTAATAATATTAGCAGTATGAATTGTATGGATAACGCAGAGAAAGGGCTTATGGTTGGTGTATGGGGATACTGGAGTGGAGTTTTGTTTATTGACGGAAAGTATCAGGAGGTAAAGAGGTTAGACTTAGTAGGTTCTGATAGTGGTGGATTCAGTAATATAACCCCGTTGGACTTAAATGGTACTCATTTATGTAATTTTATCGCGTATAGATTTAGTAAAGGGGCATATCTTTTTGATTCTAATGGAAAAGAGAGGTGGAAGTTCACTAATCCAAAAAGCAATGGATTATATCCAGATGGAGTGGTTCCTGGAGATATTGACGGGGATGGAAAACTAGAGTTTGCTGTTTATTACAGGTATGGCGATGGAATAGTTCTGCTTGATAGTGAGGGCAACACAATATGGCAGCATCCTATATTGGCGATTGGGCATTTGGAAATTATAGACCTTGATGAAGACGGTAAAGCTGAAATTATTTATTCTAATTCAAATAATGCCTATGGAGACAGTAAATTTAATATATTGAACCCTACAGGTATTATAGTGGGTAAATTGGAAATTGATACGAAATCGTCCGAATTTTCTGTAATTAGGTGGCATGATAAAGTTAAACCACATATTTTGCTTACCGAAGAAAACAAAATAAGAATTGTTGATTTTGATGGCAATGATGTTATTCAACTTGATGCGCCTGGATGCAGGGCATTCGGAGAACTAAAAGCCCTTACAGTAAGATTTAATAAAGACGAACCTGAATATCTTGCTGTGAGGAAGAGCCTACACCCGGATATTTTGGTTTTATATGTCTATGACTATAAAGGAAATCTTGTATATCAAAAAACGGAAGTCTTAAAGCGTATGAGAAAACCCACACTTGCAGTTATGCCTATGAATGAAATTGGTGATGAGAAATTGTTGATAGGTTCTATGCTAGATAATAGGGGTGTGGTGTTGGAATATTCGTTGAACCGATAG
- the pilM gene encoding pilus assembly protein PilM: MAKTKIKSAIGIEFTGDHINLVKLAKTAEGIVLVKARSIKSSLGKKEEDKKVLVENTVKAFEGLNFEKDEISLGVGGHTSFVRRVKLPPVSHSKLKQVVSFEVQQQVPFSLSEVRWDYQVVSPISKIPGPVIVLIAAIKQSFAEDLIKLLQESINKTPDIVDTSSLALHNCLIFNDLLSKEKVGILMNFGYSYTDVSIENKGEIAFTRAVPIGRRNILRKIAEARKVELEKAEEILETEDVSSVILPIWEDLIAEIKRTTTYYLSQVEKVTHFQYMYMSGKFPKNSNIFELLNNAFKIEIKEVNPFNKIRYNPEALASNVSNFSVSTGLALRLLERSSVEINLLPIKILSQKKLANKRLYFIASFVALFLIGSFMLALDARSYNFTKEKISIVKPILDTYTPYISKLDILKKEQQTITSQLKNIEGVLKQKSQLSEILLEVSELTPFDIYITEISTATFTPTTGRSGRGGSSAGATMRTTAPTRVATTRRRAVPTMAEETPSDRIDYRGTRQTQSQPALENTAASLRSKISLSGVTASYPTVDEYIKQLKTSSLFKTVELISVASTLEAGQSGRVTQPTATVRGARTTRSTATVRSTRATSQATGASSTVQKDEVKFILEIGLEK; this comes from the coding sequence ATGGCTAAAACAAAAATTAAATCTGCGATAGGAATAGAATTTACCGGCGACCATATAAATTTAGTAAAGTTGGCTAAAACTGCGGAAGGTATTGTTTTAGTTAAAGCAAGGTCGATAAAATCTTCCTTAGGTAAAAAAGAAGAAGATAAAAAAGTATTAGTCGAAAATACAGTTAAAGCTTTTGAAGGATTGAATTTTGAAAAGGATGAAATTTCTTTAGGTGTGGGAGGGCATACAAGTTTTGTAAGAAGGGTAAAATTACCGCCGGTATCGCATTCAAAACTAAAACAAGTAGTATCTTTTGAGGTTCAACAGCAGGTTCCTTTTTCTTTAAGTGAAGTAAGATGGGACTATCAGGTAGTTTCTCCTATCAGCAAAATCCCGGGACCTGTAATAGTGCTGATAGCCGCTATAAAGCAAAGTTTTGCGGAAGATTTAATTAAACTCTTACAGGAATCTATAAATAAAACTCCCGATATTGTTGATACCTCTTCGCTTGCTTTACATAACTGTCTTATTTTTAACGATTTGTTATCTAAAGAAAAAGTCGGTATTTTAATGAATTTTGGGTATAGTTATACGGATGTGTCTATTGAGAACAAGGGGGAAATTGCGTTTACTCGAGCAGTTCCTATCGGCAGAAGAAATATATTGAGGAAAATCGCAGAAGCAAGGAAAGTAGAACTTGAAAAAGCCGAAGAGATTCTTGAAACAGAAGATGTTTCTTCTGTAATTCTGCCTATTTGGGAAGATTTAATCGCTGAAATTAAAAGGACTACTACCTATTATCTGTCGCAGGTAGAAAAAGTAACCCATTTCCAATATATGTATATGTCGGGTAAATTTCCAAAGAATTCTAACATCTTCGAACTTTTGAATAATGCTTTTAAAATAGAAATAAAAGAAGTCAACCCTTTTAATAAAATCCGTTATAATCCGGAAGCATTGGCTAGTAATGTCAGCAATTTCTCCGTAAGCACAGGATTAGCTCTTCGGCTCTTGGAACGTTCATCGGTTGAAATAAATCTTTTGCCTATCAAAATTCTAAGCCAGAAAAAATTAGCGAATAAAAGATTGTATTTTATCGCTTCTTTTGTTGCGCTGTTTTTAATAGGATCTTTTATGTTGGCGTTGGATGCAAGAAGCTATAATTTCACGAAAGAAAAAATCAGTATAGTGAAGCCGATTTTAGATACTTATACCCCTTATATATCTAAATTAGATATATTAAAAAAGGAGCAACAAACTATTACAAGTCAACTTAAAAATATTGAGGGGGTTCTTAAACAAAAATCTCAATTATCTGAAATCCTTCTTGAAGTTTCTGAACTTACACCGTTTGATATATACATCACAGAGATATCTACCGCAACATTTACTCCTACGACCGGAAGATCAGGAAGAGGAGGCTCCTCCGCTGGTGCTACCATGAGAACGACTGCTCCTACAAGGGTAGCGACTACGAGAAGAAGAGCGGTTCCTACTATGGCTGAAGAAACTCCTTCCGATAGGATAGATTACAGGGGGACAAGACAGACACAATCCCAACCGGCATTGGAGAACACGGCTGCTTCTTTGAGAAGTAAAATATCTTTGAGCGGTGTTACTGCTTCCTATCCTACTGTTGATGAATATATAAAACAATTAAAAACTTCCTCGTTATTTAAAACCGTAGAATTAATTTCAGTGGCATCTACTTTGGAAGCGGGGCAGAGTGGCAGAGTAACCCAGCCGACGGCGACGGTTAGAGGCGCAAGAACAACTCGGTCGACGGCGACAGTTAGAAGCACAAGAGCAACTTCGCAGGCAACAGGAGCATCATCGACAGTTCAAAAAGACGAAGTTAAATTTATACTTGAAATAGGTTTAGAGAAATAA
- a CDS encoding DUF805 domain-containing protein, with amino-acid sequence MNWYIAVLKKYAVFSGRARREEYWMFFLFNVIISFILGIIKGITGMSMVSTIYSLAVLIPGIAVGVRRMHDVGKNGWFLLIPIYSLILAVTEGNKGDNQYGSDPKAEQKVES; translated from the coding sequence ATGAATTGGTATATAGCTGTATTAAAAAAATATGCTGTCTTTAGTGGTAGGGCTAGAAGAGAAGAATATTGGATGTTTTTCCTTTTTAATGTGATTATTAGTTTTATTTTGGGCATTATTAAGGGAATAACAGGAATGAGTATGGTTTCTACCATATATTCACTTGCTGTTTTAATTCCTGGTATTGCTGTTGGTGTTCGTAGAATGCATGATGTTGGGAAAAATGGATGGTTTTTATTAATTCCGATCTACAGTCTTATTTTGGCTGTTACAGAAGGCAATAAAGGTGATAATCAATACGGGTCTGACCCAAAGGCAGAACAGAAGGTAGAATCCTAA
- a CDS encoding 5'-3' exonuclease gives MIEEKSTSNKKLYLLDASSYIYRAFHALPKFTTKEGFPTGAIYGFAKMLLSLLEKKSVKYMAVCFDSKAPTFRHKQFSDYKKNRPSMPDDLCLQLPKINQIIDAFGIKCSRMDGYEADDILATLAWKFKDEFDKILIITSDKDMLQIVSDKINVLNSSKKENILNPEAVKEKLGVYPEKIPDLLALIGDSVDNIPGVSGIGKKTAKVLLDEFGFLEDVVASTDKIKNEKISESLKLNSSLALNNKKLILLDKNVPIEVDAQELEVKTPDWSSLRGMFEELQFKKFAKELTPTLFS, from the coding sequence TTGATAGAAGAAAAATCCACTTCTAATAAAAAACTTTATTTATTAGATGCAAGTTCCTATATTTATCGTGCTTTTCACGCTTTGCCAAAATTTACTACTAAGGAAGGTTTTCCCACAGGCGCTATCTATGGGTTTGCAAAGATGTTGTTATCACTGCTTGAGAAAAAAAGTGTAAAATACATGGCTGTTTGTTTTGATAGCAAAGCCCCGACTTTTAGACACAAGCAATTTTCTGACTATAAGAAAAATCGCCCATCTATGCCGGATGATTTATGCCTGCAATTGCCTAAAATAAATCAAATAATTGACGCTTTCGGAATTAAATGTTCCAGAATGGACGGCTACGAAGCTGACGATATACTTGCAACGCTGGCTTGGAAATTTAAGGATGAGTTTGATAAAATATTGATCATTACTTCCGACAAAGATATGCTTCAAATTGTTAGTGATAAAATAAACGTTTTAAATTCTTCCAAAAAAGAGAACATATTGAATCCGGAAGCTGTCAAGGAAAAATTGGGCGTTTACCCTGAAAAAATACCTGACCTGCTTGCATTAATCGGCGATTCGGTAGATAATATACCAGGAGTTTCGGGAATAGGGAAAAAAACCGCTAAAGTTCTTCTTGATGAGTTTGGATTTTTGGAAGATGTGGTTGCCTCTACAGATAAAATCAAAAACGAAAAAATATCAGAGAGCCTTAAATTGAATTCTTCTCTTGCGTTAAACAACAAGAAGTTGATACTCTTGGATAAAAATGTTCCCATAGAAGTTGATGCGCAAGAATTGGAGGTTAAAACTCCGGATTGGTCCAGCTTAAGGGGAATGTTTGAAGAATTGCAGTTTAAAAAATTTGCGAAAGAACTTACACCTACTCTGTTTTCTTAA